From Rhinoraja longicauda isolate Sanriku21f chromosome 24, sRhiLon1.1, whole genome shotgun sequence, one genomic window encodes:
- the elk4 gene encoding ETS domain-containing protein Elk-4 — MDNTITLWQFLLQLLLEPKNSHLIRWTSSDGEFKLLKAEDVAKLWGCRKNKPNMNYDKLSRALRYYYDKNIIKKVNGQKFVYKFVCYPEILKMESNVVGRPESRAESNLPEMSRPQKDKENLTLEKGAPSSSKISSRNDYIRSGLYSSFTLNSLQANPNIFKSMKVENPAEKLPEEKKQQPLVQQPVTVIKFVTNPPKRPSPPPPGVEASASASASAIPTLTVAPPTPAADEDLPSVVTSFTTASPVSSVSPSEPFSPGSPLMASSFDARSELPGEGRPAADGPAPGPDTSSDGEDLSPDGGEARHQKGRSKKPRELELMPALVITISDTSPLALPSPPLPAASLTPAYLTQTPFLLTPSPLLSSIHFWSTLSPVATLSPARLTGTSSLFQFPNIGNSHMQIPFSSVDGSSTPTSLSPDLQKA, encoded by the exons ATGGACAACACAATCACCTTGTGGCAGTTCTTGCTGCAGCTGCTCCTGGAGCCCAAGAACAGCCACCTGATCCGTTGGACGTCGAGCGATGGAGAGTTCAAGCTGCTGAAGGCCGAGGACGTGGCCAAACTCTGGGGCTGTCGCAAGAACAAACCCAACATGAACTACGATAAGCTGAGCCGGGCTCTGCGGTATTATTATGACAAG AACATTATTAAAAAGGTGAATGGGCAGAAGTTTGTGTACAAGTTCGTGTGCTACCCGGAGATACTGAAGATGGAAAGCAACGTGGTGGGCAGGCCTGAGAGCAGGGCCGAATCTAATTTGCCGGAGATGAGTAGGCCGCAGAAGGACAAGGAGAACCTGACCCTGGAGAAAGGGGCCCCATCTTCCTCCAAGATCTCCAGCCGCAACGATTACATCCGCTCCGGCCTCTattcctccttcaccttgaactcctTGCAAGCCAACCCGAACATCTTCAAGTCCATGAAGGTGGAGAACCCGGCCgagaagctgccggaggagaagaAGCAGCAGCCCCTCGTTCAGCAGCCCGTGACGGTCATTAAGTTCGTCACCAACCCGCCGAAAAGACCTTCTCCGCCGCCACCCGGGGTGGAGGCATCGGCGTCGGCATCGGCATCGGCGATCCCCACCCTCACGGTGGCCCCGCCCACGCCGGCGGCGGACGAAGACTTGCCGTCCGTGGTGACCTCCTTCACCACCGCCTCGCCCGTCTCCTCCGTCTCGCCCTCCGAGCCCTTCAGCCCCGGCTCCCCCCTCATGGCCTCCTCCTTCGATGCCCGCTCGGAGCTGCCTGGCGAGGGGCGGCCGGCGGCGGACGGCCCGGCCCCGGGGCCCGACACCTCGTCGGACGGGGAGGACCTGTCGCCGGACGGCGGGGAGGCCAGGCACCAGAAGGGCCGGTCGAAGAAGCCCCGGGAGCTGGAACTCATGCCCGCCCTGGTCATCACCATCAGTGACACGAGCCCCCTCGCCCTGCCGAGCCCGCCCTTACCAGCGGCGTCGCTCACGCCAGCCTACCTGACTCAG ACTCCGTTCCTGTTGACTCCGAGCCCGCTGCTCTCCAGCATTCACTTCTGGAGCACTCTTAGCCCCGTGGCCACCCTCAGTCCAGCTCGGTTGACAGGAACCAGCTCTTTATTTCAA TTTCCTAACATAGGCAACAGCCACATGCAGATACCATTCTCGAGTGTGGACGGCTCTTCGACGCCAACCTCCTTGTCTCCAGATCTTCAAAAGGCCTGA